TCCCTCTTCATAGTTACAGACTCTGTTTTGGATAGTCCTTGTTTATCGGCATTCttattaaataaaaattgttCTATCGTTATGGAGCCTCCACTGTTCGCCGCTGGTCTTGAAGATTTATCCCTCTTGTTTGCGATGGAATCTTCACCGGTGCCATCTACTGCTTGGTGCACTTTATATGACTTCACTTCATCGTCAATTAATTCATTCTCCTTATTGGAGGTTGGTGTTTTAGGCCCATCATCCAACACGCCGCTAACACCAGTGATTGACCTAGCACTGGCAGAACTATCAATATCCTTTCCTGTATTATAAGTAGAAAGGAAACGGCTTTTAACAACATCTTTTGGAGATGCACTCTTCCCTATAGGAGTcactttttcattgttatCAGGTGTACTCATGATAACATCTCGAGAAAAATTAGAATTATTCTTTGACTCCTCAGTGCCCCTTCTAGACCTCTTAGCCGTTTCCTTCTCCTCTTCGAGCTTCTTTTCACACTCCCGCAGCATAATGTTCCTGATTATAATCATTTCATCTACCTGTAATTCTTTCAACATACATTCTTCTGTAGCcatttctgcttcttcttttgccATTTCTGCAGAAATAACCAAAGGATCATTCACGGTAGCATCAAGAAGGTCCTTCCTTGTTGGAATTTTCTGTTTCTGTACAGCTGGTATAGCTCCACCAGCATCTGCTGTTTCCCCAAAACCATGGATTGCAGTTTTATGTTCAGCAATGGAAGCGACAAGTCTTTCGATTTCTACCTGTATTTTGCTGCGCTCCTCCAAAAGCTCATCATACCCTCTTTCCGAATTTCCCAAATTGTCAAAGTGTGATCTGACGGCATAATAGTGTTCAATGCTCGAATTTTTGAGATCTCTTTCACATGCATCGTTCCAATCATTCAATTCATCATTCTCTCCTGACAGGTTCTTGGACAACCTTTCCTGTAGTTCGTTTCTTAGATTTTCACGATTTTCCCTAGCATTTTCaagttctttttccttctgcTGTAATTTGATATTCATCTTTTGTACGAACTGATCATACCGTTGTCCCTCCTCGGCCTTTTTAGCTTCTTTCTcctgttgttgttttgaAGCCATCGCTAACAATAATTGCCCGTCGTTTTGCTCTTTTGCACGTTCCATAGAATTCCCATCCTCATATTCCTGATCAAGAACTCTTGACCTTCTCTCAATATCTTTATCAACATCACGTTGTCTGCTGGCTCGTTCATCAATTTCGTTCACCACTGGTGATATCAACTTTTTGGCGACTGCGTTAACCTCTTCTGGAGTCATCCACAAACCACCACCcaaatatattttctttttttcttcttgtttaaCAGAATAGTGCTGTAGAGCTATGTTAACAGCAAGCTTATTGTAAGCTTGGTTACCAAATAAAAGCATGTAAGTATCGCGCGAGTCAATATCCTGCAATTTCCTATTCGCAAGCTTTTGAGCTTCATTTAGCACTACCGGAGATGCTACCTGCTTTATGTACAGTTTCTTTTGTGCCTCTCTTGCAGCAAAATCTGGGTCTTCCAATGTCTTCGGGTCAAGATCTTTAACTGCATCAGCTGCACCCTTTGCACACATATATTGTTGATCACTTAGCCTTTGTCTTTCATTACCAGCATGAGACTCTAAGAACTGCTCTGCGGAATGTTCAAGTTTTTCCAAAGTTCCTTTCTTAAAAACTTCTTTGTTAGCTTTTGATACACCACTTTGATCGCTGCTTTGTAATCCATTTTTAAAGTTTACCTTTTGGGGATACAACCTGTCATTAACTCTGCTAATCGCCCTTCTTTCCGCTCCATCCAATACCTTAGATAAATCGAGGGATTTGAAACCTGCAGGGTGCTGTGGATTAACTAAGTTTGCATCAAACTCATTACCAATAGGGGCACCAGAAaacctcttttttttaacacTGGAACTGTCGGAGGTGCCCTTCATGGAATTGTCTAAAGAAGGACTGAAAGCCAATGCTTTTTGTGCAGCTAATCTTGTTAAAAAATCACGCCTTCCCTTCAGACCTAAATTGACCGTTATTGGGACGTCTTCAGGCGGGGTCAATGGAATCTTGGAAAAGGTTACTTTGAAAGCCTCACCTCTGGCCTTTTGCTCGATTGCTGTTTCGACACAGTCATC
The nucleotide sequence above comes from Saccharomyces cerevisiae S288C chromosome XI, complete sequence. Encoded proteins:
- the LPX2 gene encoding Lpx2p (Peroxisomal matrix-localized lipase; target of SCFCdc4 ubiquitin ligase complex; peroxisomal, nuclear and cytosolic localization is dependent on the presence of oleate; transcription is regulated by Azf1p; LPX2 has a paralog, EIS1, that arose from the whole genome duplication), giving the protein MSLISALQTTDVESVQTSPEQITERKAVRVSTLQESLHSSEMHRAAPETPRSISNSVHKLKTIYSTYQQSGQPLSKEAIFRAKQKYGILNTPANYKTLGLGDSKSESVDLAARLASKRTKVSPDDCVETAIEQKARGEAFKVTFSKIPLTPPEDVPITVNLGLKGRRDFLTRLAAQKALAFSPSLDNSMKGTSDSSSVKKKRFSGAPIGNEFDANLVNPQHPAGFKSLDLSKVLDGAERRAISRVNDRLYPQKVNFKNGLQSSDQSGVSKANKEVFKKGTLEKLEHSAEQFLESHAGNERQRLSDQQYMCAKGAADAVKDLDPKTLEDPDFAAREAQKKLYIKQVASPVVLNEAQKLANRKLQDIDSRDTYMLLFGNQAYNKLAVNIALQHYSVKQEEKKKIYLGGGLWMTPEEVNAVAKKLISPVVNEIDERASRQRDVDKDIERRSRVLDQEYEDGNSMERAKEQNDGQLLLAMASKQQQEKEAKKAEEGQRYDQFVQKMNIKLQQKEKELENARENRENLRNELQERLSKNLSGENDELNDWNDACERDLKNSSIEHYYAVRSHFDNLGNSERGYDELLEERSKIQVEIERLVASIAEHKTAIHGFGETADAGGAIPAVQKQKIPTRKDLLDATVNDPLVISAEMAKEEAEMATEECMLKELQVDEMIIIRNIMLRECEKKLEEEKETAKRSRRGTEESKNNSNFSRDVIMSTPDNNEKVTPIGKSASPKDVVKSRFLSTYNTGKDIDSSASARSITGVSGVLDDGPKTPTSNKENELIDDEVKSYKVHQAVDGTGEDSIANKRDKSSRPAANSGGSITIEQFLFNKNADKQGLSKTESVTMKREPVVDQMDSKKGHDFTHCNDNGRRSFSGFSQGSIENDYSNEVTDDQDDQEGSEIRVRDSNDSNTSPKESFFKEVI